A genomic window from Candidatus Omnitrophota bacterium includes:
- a CDS encoding GDP-mannose 4,6-dehydratase, whose translation MNYLITGGAGFIGSHLSDKLVGEGHKVTILDDLSTGKIENVKHLERNPAFQLVVGTILNQSLVDKLAERCDAIFHLAAAVGVELIVNHPLESLTTNIKGSETVMEMAYRYHKKVLITSTSEIYGKNTQGPLKEDQDRILGSPLKSRWSYSTAKAVDEMLAYVYWKEKNVPATIVRLFNTVGPRQSGAYGMVVPRFVKQALENRDITVYGSGKQSRCFLHVKDVVNALPKVIENEKAYGQVFNIGSQEEITIEGLAQKVIEITGSRSKVVRIPYEKAYEEGFEDMEKRVPDTTKIRNLIGFRPTADLKTIIEDVVMYTKEKA comes from the coding sequence TCACGGGAGGGGCCGGTTTTATCGGCTCCCATCTGTCGGACAAACTGGTGGGAGAGGGACACAAGGTGACCATCCTTGACGATCTTTCTACCGGGAAGATAGAAAACGTAAAACATCTCGAGCGCAATCCCGCTTTCCAGCTTGTTGTCGGGACGATCCTTAACCAATCCCTCGTGGACAAGCTGGCCGAACGCTGCGACGCCATATTCCATCTTGCGGCCGCGGTCGGGGTCGAGCTTATCGTAAATCATCCCCTCGAATCCCTTACGACGAATATTAAAGGAAGCGAGACCGTCATGGAGATGGCGTATCGCTACCATAAAAAGGTCCTCATTACGTCCACGTCCGAGATCTACGGTAAGAATACGCAGGGGCCGCTGAAGGAGGACCAGGACAGGATACTCGGCTCGCCCCTTAAATCGAGATGGAGCTATTCGACCGCCAAGGCGGTGGACGAGATGCTTGCCTACGTATATTGGAAAGAGAAGAACGTCCCGGCCACGATCGTCAGGCTTTTTAATACCGTAGGGCCCCGCCAGTCGGGGGCATACGGTATGGTCGTCCCGAGGTTCGTGAAACAGGCTCTCGAGAACAGGGATATAACCGTTTACGGTTCCGGGAAACAATCAAGGTGTTTCCTTCACGTAAAAGACGTTGTGAATGCCCTTCCGAAAGTCATTGAAAACGAAAAGGCCTACGGGCAGGTCTTCAATATCGGAAGCCAGGAAGAGATCACGATCGAAGGGCTTGCTCAAAAGGTCATAGAGATAACGGGTAGCCGCTCAAAGGTAGTCCGCATACCTTACGAAAAGGCCTATGAGGAGGGCTTCGAGGACATGGAGAAAAGGGTCCCTGACACGACGAAGATACGCAACCTCATAGGATTCAGGCCCACCGCGGACTTAAAGACTATCATCGAAGACGTTGTTATGTATACAAAGGAAAAGGCTTAG